In one window of Streptobacillus felis DNA:
- a CDS encoding POTRA domain-containing protein produces the protein SLNIKGSRILTVEQLKEISGLKVGDVLNGRLLTLEESPIIRVYSENGVLWVGFKDVTVTNDGYVTIELLEGTVKEVVYEKKGIVKVN, from the coding sequence TCACTTAATATTAAGGGTTCAAGAATTTTAACTGTAGAACAATTAAAAGAAATTTCTGGATTAAAAGTAGGAGATGTATTAAATGGTAGATTACTTACTTTAGAGGAATCTCCAATAATACGAGTATATTCTGAAAATGGGGTCTTATGGGTAGGATTTAAAGATGTAACAGTAACTAATGATGGATATGTTACAATAGAATTACTAGAAGGTACAGTTAAAGAAGTAGTATATGAAAAAAAAGGTATTGTAAAAGTCAATGA